A section of the Carya illinoinensis cultivar Pawnee chromosome 12, C.illinoinensisPawnee_v1, whole genome shotgun sequence genome encodes:
- the LOC122289588 gene encoding uncharacterized protein LOC122289588 isoform X1 codes for MVARNSPEWLPSGWTVQFKVQKTGRKIRIYTNLETGQKLFSKDDVIHRIKFNSSQGRKPLPKNRHIKMHSRNNLKPLAAETNENPEWLPKGWNMEVKARNNGMGAKYKCYIDPLTGCRFYSKPQVFQYLESVKCSSQTFRKRKIDIGKPLPPTAVKRQKLNHPETRRRLFADRGRFIRCDSELAEAKSSKRGRANKASDEQRDAFVPTAEIVQKDAIKDSAETKENCGPRRSALPKADSSKGKSQPKSLPPNNVPVSTPAVDILQENDVLETVKENGSTRKNKITSSKSKKKKKFNLPCRSSKRLAGFDPEQVVNSVSSQQPFQVLTRRLSESGAGQDSVLASCGLSDGASQQLENGQQMLNAQHGSTDPNHALHGEPSDESKKHLQNKAASKGPLEMLETDKMDDEVLEEEHCCPFGNSWSDPCLEFAIKTLTGALPLEDTTSYGAVLAPAANIQQKENSLEGGIRKSSTRKTQDSLKKSKNKKDLNLTRRSSKRLAGLEPEMVANSRFGEQAIQNARNKSSESEATLPVVLADGASRQLEDGLDMELAHHVSNNVNTPIFLGVSSNKSEKPLEVQVGPKEQLPLGVQSVPKEQPHFPETEIMPEPQLAFPFGDSWPDPCLEFAFKTLTGVIPVEDNLAVQGSFHEELDISHTQRDSSLALPDFGLPSFFQNDISSHFDLPEKSMAGHQPSRSSPFLAPGNHVSLPSCGGISSQQPYSEGDEDLHGKVNS; via the exons ATGGTGGCTCGGAACTCGCCGGAATGGCTCCCCTCCGGCTGGACAGTCCAATTTAAAGTCCAAAAAACTGGTCGCAAAATTAGG ATTTACACAAATTTGGAAACTGGACAGAAGTTATTTTCCAAGGACGATGTTATCCACCGTATAAAATTTAATAGCAGTCAAGGCAGAAAGCCTCTTCCAAAAAACAGGCACATCAAAATGCACTCTAGAAACAATCTGAAGCCA CTTGCAGCAGAAACAAATGAGAATCCTGAATGGTTACCAAAAGGTTGGAACATGGAAGTGAAAGCCCGAAACAATGGTATGGGAGCAAAGTACAAG TGTTACATTGATCCATTGACCGGATGTAGATTCTATTCCAAGCCACAGGTGTTTCAATATCTCGAAAGTGTAAAGTGCAGTAGTCAGACATTCAGAAAGAGGAAAATAGATATTGGCAAGCCTCTG CCACCTACTGCAGTTAAAAGGCAGAAATTAAATCACCCAGAAACCAGACGGAGGCTTTTTGCAG ATAGAGGAAGGTTTATTAGGTGTGACTCAGAATTAGCAGAAGCCAAGAGCTCAAAGAGAGGACGGGCAAATAAAGCATCTGATGAACAGAGAGATGCTTTTGTCCCCACAGCTGAGATTGTCCAGAAGGATGCCATTAAGGATTCTGCAGAAACTAAGGAAAATTGTGGTCCAAGAAGGTCAGCATTGCCTAAAGCTGACAGCTCCAAGGGAAAAAGTCAACCAAAAAGTCTCCCTCCTAATAATGTGCCTGTTTCAACACCTGCAGTTGATATCCTGCAAGAGAATGATGTGCTTGAGACTGTGAAGGAAAATGGCAGCACTAGGAAAAATAAGATTACCTCAAGCAagtccaaaaagaaaaaaaaatttaacttgcCTTGCCGTTCTTCAAAAAGACTTGCTGGTTTTGATCCTGAGCAGGTTGTGAACTCAGTTTCAAGTCAACAACCTTTTCAAGTTTTAACAAGGAGGTTAAGTGAAAGTGGAGCAGGTCAAGATTCAGTTTTggcttcatgtggtttgtcagATGGAGCATCTCAGCAGCTTGAGAATGGGCAACAAATGCTGAATGCACAGCATGGTTCTACAGACCCGAACCATGCATTGCATGGAGAGCCATCAGACGAAAGCAAAAAGCATCTTCAAAACAAAGCTGCTTCCAAAGGGCCACTAGAGATGCTGGAAACTGACAAAATGGATGATGAGGTACTAGAAGAAGAGCATTGCTGTCCATTTGGGAATTCTTGGTCAGACCCATGCCTAGAGTTCGCTATCAAGACTCTTACAGGTGCATTACCACTTGAGGACACTACTAGTTATGGGGCTGTTTTGGCTCCTGCTGCCAATATCCAGCAAAAAGAGAACTCGCTTGAGGGTGGCATAAGAAAGAGCAGCACTAGAAAAACTCAGGATAGCTTGAAGAAATCCAAGAACAAAAAAGATCTTAATTTGACTCGAAGGTCTTCAAAGCGGCTTGCTGGGCTTGAACCTGAGATGGTGGCCAACTCCCGATTCGGTGAACAGGCTATTCAAAATGCAAGGAATAAGTCTAGTGAAAGTGAAGCTACTTTACCTGTGGTTTTGGCAGATGGAGCATCTCGACAACTTGAGGACGGGCTAGACATGGAGCTTGCGCATCATGTTTCTAACAATGTAAACACCCCAATCTTTCTTGGGGTGTCATCAAACAAGAGCGAAAAGCCGCTTGAAGTTCAAGTTGGTCCCAAAGAGCAACTGCCTCTTGGAGTCCAAAGTGTTCCCAAAGAGCAACCGCATTTTCCTGAAACTGAAATAATGCCAGAACCACAGCTTGCCTTTCCTTTCGGTGATTCTTGGCCAGACCCATGCCTAGAATTTGCATTCAAGACACTTACAGGTGTAATACCAGTGGAAGATAATTTGGCAGTTCAAGGAAGCTTCCACGAAGAACTTGACATCTCTCACACACAGAGGGATAGTAGTTTGGCATTGCCAGATTTTGGCTTACCCAGCTTTTTCCAAAATGATATTTCATCCCATTTTGATTTACCAGAAAAGTCTATGGCAGGACACCAACCGTCCCGGAGTTCTCCATTCCTGGCCCCAGGAAATCATGTGAGCTTGCCGAGTTGTGGAGGAATTAGTTCTCAACAACCTTACTCGGAGGGTGATGAGGATCTTCATGGAAAGGTTAACTCTTAG
- the LOC122289588 gene encoding uncharacterized protein LOC122289588 isoform X2 — MEVKARNNGMGAKYKCYIDPLTGCRFYSKPQVFQYLESVKCSSQTFRKRKIDIGKPLPPTAVKRQKLNHPETRRRLFADRGRFIRCDSELAEAKSSKRGRANKASDEQRDAFVPTAEIVQKDAIKDSAETKENCGPRRSALPKADSSKGKSQPKSLPPNNVPVSTPAVDILQENDVLETVKENGSTRKNKITSSKSKKKKKFNLPCRSSKRLAGFDPEQVVNSVSSQQPFQVLTRRLSESGAGQDSVLASCGLSDGASQQLENGQQMLNAQHGSTDPNHALHGEPSDESKKHLQNKAASKGPLEMLETDKMDDEVLEEEHCCPFGNSWSDPCLEFAIKTLTGALPLEDTTSYGAVLAPAANIQQKENSLEGGIRKSSTRKTQDSLKKSKNKKDLNLTRRSSKRLAGLEPEMVANSRFGEQAIQNARNKSSESEATLPVVLADGASRQLEDGLDMELAHHVSNNVNTPIFLGVSSNKSEKPLEVQVGPKEQLPLGVQSVPKEQPHFPETEIMPEPQLAFPFGDSWPDPCLEFAFKTLTGVIPVEDNLAVQGSFHEELDISHTQRDSSLALPDFGLPSFFQNDISSHFDLPEKSMAGHQPSRSSPFLAPGNHVSLPSCGGISSQQPYSEGDEDLHGKVNS; from the exons ATGGAAGTGAAAGCCCGAAACAATGGTATGGGAGCAAAGTACAAG TGTTACATTGATCCATTGACCGGATGTAGATTCTATTCCAAGCCACAGGTGTTTCAATATCTCGAAAGTGTAAAGTGCAGTAGTCAGACATTCAGAAAGAGGAAAATAGATATTGGCAAGCCTCTG CCACCTACTGCAGTTAAAAGGCAGAAATTAAATCACCCAGAAACCAGACGGAGGCTTTTTGCAG ATAGAGGAAGGTTTATTAGGTGTGACTCAGAATTAGCAGAAGCCAAGAGCTCAAAGAGAGGACGGGCAAATAAAGCATCTGATGAACAGAGAGATGCTTTTGTCCCCACAGCTGAGATTGTCCAGAAGGATGCCATTAAGGATTCTGCAGAAACTAAGGAAAATTGTGGTCCAAGAAGGTCAGCATTGCCTAAAGCTGACAGCTCCAAGGGAAAAAGTCAACCAAAAAGTCTCCCTCCTAATAATGTGCCTGTTTCAACACCTGCAGTTGATATCCTGCAAGAGAATGATGTGCTTGAGACTGTGAAGGAAAATGGCAGCACTAGGAAAAATAAGATTACCTCAAGCAagtccaaaaagaaaaaaaaatttaacttgcCTTGCCGTTCTTCAAAAAGACTTGCTGGTTTTGATCCTGAGCAGGTTGTGAACTCAGTTTCAAGTCAACAACCTTTTCAAGTTTTAACAAGGAGGTTAAGTGAAAGTGGAGCAGGTCAAGATTCAGTTTTggcttcatgtggtttgtcagATGGAGCATCTCAGCAGCTTGAGAATGGGCAACAAATGCTGAATGCACAGCATGGTTCTACAGACCCGAACCATGCATTGCATGGAGAGCCATCAGACGAAAGCAAAAAGCATCTTCAAAACAAAGCTGCTTCCAAAGGGCCACTAGAGATGCTGGAAACTGACAAAATGGATGATGAGGTACTAGAAGAAGAGCATTGCTGTCCATTTGGGAATTCTTGGTCAGACCCATGCCTAGAGTTCGCTATCAAGACTCTTACAGGTGCATTACCACTTGAGGACACTACTAGTTATGGGGCTGTTTTGGCTCCTGCTGCCAATATCCAGCAAAAAGAGAACTCGCTTGAGGGTGGCATAAGAAAGAGCAGCACTAGAAAAACTCAGGATAGCTTGAAGAAATCCAAGAACAAAAAAGATCTTAATTTGACTCGAAGGTCTTCAAAGCGGCTTGCTGGGCTTGAACCTGAGATGGTGGCCAACTCCCGATTCGGTGAACAGGCTATTCAAAATGCAAGGAATAAGTCTAGTGAAAGTGAAGCTACTTTACCTGTGGTTTTGGCAGATGGAGCATCTCGACAACTTGAGGACGGGCTAGACATGGAGCTTGCGCATCATGTTTCTAACAATGTAAACACCCCAATCTTTCTTGGGGTGTCATCAAACAAGAGCGAAAAGCCGCTTGAAGTTCAAGTTGGTCCCAAAGAGCAACTGCCTCTTGGAGTCCAAAGTGTTCCCAAAGAGCAACCGCATTTTCCTGAAACTGAAATAATGCCAGAACCACAGCTTGCCTTTCCTTTCGGTGATTCTTGGCCAGACCCATGCCTAGAATTTGCATTCAAGACACTTACAGGTGTAATACCAGTGGAAGATAATTTGGCAGTTCAAGGAAGCTTCCACGAAGAACTTGACATCTCTCACACACAGAGGGATAGTAGTTTGGCATTGCCAGATTTTGGCTTACCCAGCTTTTTCCAAAATGATATTTCATCCCATTTTGATTTACCAGAAAAGTCTATGGCAGGACACCAACCGTCCCGGAGTTCTCCATTCCTGGCCCCAGGAAATCATGTGAGCTTGCCGAGTTGTGGAGGAATTAGTTCTCAACAACCTTACTCGGAGGGTGATGAGGATCTTCATGGAAAGGTTAACTCTTAG
- the LOC122289590 gene encoding protein P21-like, which translates to MSPSKNLSINFYYLCIINLCFALTHAATFVITNNCNYTVWAAAVPGGGTELNPRVGTWTLNVPSGTKGGRIWPRTGCVFSGTGRVVCQTGGCEDGDKATATRRKLNPAAYSISLESGPPHVGILASTMCSNGGLLECKGYGTPPNTIAEYSLDQVNNQDFFDISLVDGFNVPMEFRPTSNGCTRGIRCTADINGQCPNELRVPGGCNNPCTVFKTDQYCCNSGSCGPTNYSNFFKDRCPNAYSYPNDDQTSTYTCPAGTNYRVVFCP; encoded by the exons ATGAGCCCTTCCAAAAACCTTTCCATCAATTTCTACTACCTTTGTATCATCAATCTTTGCTTTGCACTGACGCATGCGGCTACATTTGTCATAACAAACAATTGTAACTACACAGTTTGGGCTGCGGCTGTGCCCGGTGGTGGCACGGAGCTCAACCCACGGGTTGGAACATGGACACTAAATGTCCCATCTGGAACCAAGGGCGGTCGAATCTGGCCACGAACTGGCTGCGTGTTCAGTGGAACTGGTCGTGTCGTATGCCAGACCGGTGGCTGTGAAGATGGGGACAAAg CTACTGCTACTCGAAGAAAATTGAACCCAGCAGCATATTCCATCTCCCTGGAATCGGGTCCTCCCCATGTTGGAATCCTAGCGTCGACAATGTGCAGTAATGGTGGGCTTCTCGAATGCAAAGGCTACGGTACACCGCCAAACACCATTGCCGAATACTCACTAGACCAAGTTAACAACCAAGATTTCTTTGACATCTCTCTTGTTGACGGGTTTAATGTTCCTATGGAATTTAGACCCACTTCTAATGGATGCACCCGTGGGATAAGATGTACTGCTGATATCAATGGGCAGTGCCCCAATGAGTTGAGGGTTCCTGGTGGATGTAACAATCCATGCACTGTATTCAAGACCGATCAATACTGTTGCAATTCTGGGAGCTGTGGGCCCACAAACTATTCCAATTTTTTCAAGGATCGTTGCCCCAATGCTTACAGTTACCCTAATGACGACCAAACTAGCACATATACGTGCCCTGCTGGGACCAACTACAGGGTTGTGTTCTGCCCTTAA